The following are encoded in a window of Bacillus sp. SORGH_AS_0510 genomic DNA:
- a CDS encoding flagellar hook-basal body complex protein, with protein sequence MLKSLYSGVSGMKGFQTKLDVIGNNVANVNTVGFKKGRVMFQDIISQNMAGATAPSGERGGVNPKQIGLGVKIGSIDTVFTPGSPMTTNVGTDLTIDGDAFFIVSPEANNGANFLTRAGNFTRDASGDLVTSNGFYVMGVNDAGDTVKINIKSDEKAGMPFTSYSIDSNGYIYVVREDGESGKLAYDTNTQEYYLNNTNDQTNNISLATAVVSNPGGLTKVGNTFFQVSGNSGPAVPSRIEDNKGGTINAGVLEMSNVDLTEEFTEMIVAQRGFQANARTITTSDSILEEVVNLKR encoded by the coding sequence ATGTTAAAATCGCTTTACTCTGGTGTTTCAGGTATGAAAGGGTTTCAAACTAAACTTGATGTAATTGGAAATAACGTTGCCAATGTTAATACAGTTGGATTTAAAAAAGGCCGTGTAATGTTTCAAGATATTATCAGTCAAAATATGGCTGGAGCAACAGCGCCTTCAGGAGAGCGTGGTGGGGTTAATCCGAAGCAAATTGGTCTAGGGGTAAAAATTGGTTCTATTGATACGGTTTTTACACCAGGTAGCCCTATGACAACTAATGTTGGAACAGATTTAACGATTGATGGGGATGCTTTTTTTATCGTAAGTCCTGAAGCTAACAATGGTGCAAACTTTTTAACTAGGGCTGGTAACTTTACACGTGATGCCAGCGGGGATTTAGTTACATCAAATGGGTTTTATGTAATGGGTGTAAATGATGCTGGAGATACTGTTAAGATCAATATTAAGTCAGACGAAAAAGCCGGCATGCCTTTCACATCATATTCAATTGACTCGAATGGTTATATTTATGTTGTTCGTGAGGATGGAGAGAGTGGAAAACTAGCCTATGATACGAATACGCAGGAATATTATCTAAATAATACTAACGATCAAACAAATAATATTTCATTAGCAACAGCAGTTGTTTCGAATCCTGGGGGGTTAACAAAAGTAGGTAATACCTTCTTCCAAGTTAGCGGAAATTCAGGTCCTGCAGTACCTAGCCGAATTGAAGATAATAAGGGTGGAACGATTAATGCAGGTGTGTTAGAAATGTCAAATGTTGATTTAACTGAGGAATTTACTGAAATGATCGTTGCACAACGTGGATTCCAAGCAAATGCTAGAACAATTACTACTTCCGATTCTATTTTAGAAGAAGTAGTAAATTTAAAACGATAG
- the fliY gene encoding flagellar motor switch phosphatase FliY — MNEGLLSQDEINALFNQMNETPRLSIDDFLSSLEQDALGEIGNIALGSSTTALSSLLNQRVEITTPTLSVIEQEKMEELISEKHVAVHVDYTEGIRGKNLLMIKERDAKIIANLMMGGDGTSLEPELSELHLSAVQEAMNQMMGSAATSMSTIFSQKVDISPPTIDVLGFPPKKLEDLEDDIILEISFNLKVGSLIDSNMIQFIPLSFGKDMIQKIMSPSAPAEPSLNIEKEVKPVASQPVKTQAAPTSYYQEQSFSESSTQHSHVNANVQKIEYTTFNETTSSNSYSGNIDMLFDIPLEITVELGRTKMQIRKILELGPGAVIQLDKLAGEPVDILANHKLIAKGEVVVIEESFGVRITDIISQIDRITKMTN, encoded by the coding sequence ATGAACGAGGGGTTATTATCTCAAGATGAGATCAACGCACTGTTTAATCAAATGAATGAAACACCTAGGTTATCGATAGATGACTTTTTGAGCTCCTTGGAGCAGGATGCTTTAGGGGAGATTGGGAATATTGCATTAGGGAGCTCTACCACAGCTTTATCTTCACTTCTTAACCAAAGAGTTGAGATTACTACGCCTACACTGTCTGTGATTGAACAGGAGAAGATGGAAGAGTTAATAAGTGAAAAACATGTGGCTGTTCATGTGGATTATACGGAGGGAATTCGCGGTAAGAATTTGTTAATGATCAAAGAGCGAGATGCTAAGATCATAGCTAATTTGATGATGGGCGGAGATGGAACGTCCCTTGAACCGGAACTTTCAGAATTACACCTAAGTGCCGTTCAAGAAGCAATGAACCAAATGATGGGATCCGCTGCCACATCTATGTCCACTATTTTTAGTCAGAAAGTGGATATATCACCGCCTACCATTGATGTACTTGGTTTTCCGCCTAAGAAATTAGAAGACCTTGAGGATGATATTATTTTAGAGATATCTTTTAATTTAAAAGTGGGAAGTTTAATAGATTCAAATATGATCCAATTTATCCCACTATCATTCGGAAAAGATATGATCCAAAAAATCATGTCACCAAGTGCGCCAGCTGAACCAAGTTTGAATATAGAAAAAGAAGTAAAACCAGTAGCTAGTCAGCCTGTAAAGACCCAGGCAGCACCTACTTCTTATTATCAAGAACAGTCATTTTCAGAAAGCAGCACACAGCATTCACATGTTAATGCTAATGTTCAGAAGATAGAATACACTACTTTTAACGAAACAACTTCAAGCAATTCTTATTCAGGGAATATTGATATGTTATTTGATATTCCACTTGAAATAACGGTAGAGTTAGGACGCACCAAAATGCAAATTCGAAAAATATTGGAATTAGGTCCTGGTGCCGTTATTCAACTAGATAAATTGGCCGGAGAACCAGTAGATATTCTTGCCAATCATAAACTGATTGCTAAAGGTGAAGTGGTCGTAATAGAAGAAAGCTTCGGCGTTCGTATTACAGATATTATCAGCCAGATTGACCGTATTACTAAAATGACCAATTAA
- a CDS encoding response regulator — protein sequence MAKVLIVDDAAFMRMMLKDILTKNGLEVVGEAVNGADAVDKYRELNPDIVTMDITMPEKDGISAVKEIRGFHPQAKIIMCSAMGQQPMVLEAIQAGAKDFVVKPFQPDRVMESIKKVLGS from the coding sequence ATGGCTAAAGTATTAATCGTTGATGATGCAGCATTTATGCGTATGATGTTGAAAGATATTTTGACTAAGAATGGACTTGAGGTAGTTGGTGAAGCAGTAAATGGGGCAGACGCTGTAGATAAATACCGTGAACTTAATCCAGATATTGTGACAATGGATATTACTATGCCTGAGAAAGACGGGATTAGCGCCGTGAAAGAAATCAGAGGGTTTCATCCTCAGGCTAAAATTATTATGTGTTCTGCGATGGGGCAGCAGCCTATGGTATTAGAGGCAATTCAAGCGGGTGCGAAAGATTTTGTGGTAAAACCGTTCCAACCTGATCGTGTCATGGAATCTATTAAAAAAGTATTGGGTAGCTAA
- a CDS encoding methyl-accepting chemotaxis protein, whose product MGLLSALGGKTMVSLDQLSKSVKKTNDGIIENAAKDSSSAIMEIIIASIIGMFFSILVAFLINNLIRRSVYGVVTNADITTNSASEIKKSIEKTAQSAQELEVSMNKANDSVGELVASIQQVAGNTNVTASGVDEISAAVEQMSASINIVKGSADHLSASAEETSSAIQEMMASIEQVAVSTSTVNETVEKFSESIEYMNESIKGVSEYAISLTDTAEKTSGTVEEMVVSIKKVAESAHTVNQLSKEVKDDAYKGTISLNETLNGMKEISNVIDQTSSVMETLGKSSKEIGSIVAVIDDIADQTNLLALNAAIEAARAGEHGKGFAVVADEVRKLAERSAQATKEIAKLIKGIQSETTVAISSIKDGAEKVKIGNELAEQTNQAIMKIVEGIAQVTDEMNQIAKATEEQTKNSEFITKAVESVTTQAVEMTESAKEQTITAEEIVKGIVNTKDQIQQISIATAEQAKGSHAIVAAVENVTNQSSSVTNATKEQALTAEEIVRNINSIKDMVQQMLIATNDQARYGKEIALEVGNVQKQTEELNTSIETQTKEVEEVVQAITDVNSQIQKLK is encoded by the coding sequence ATGGGACTTTTATCAGCGCTAGGTGGAAAGACAATGGTTTCACTCGACCAGCTGTCTAAGAGTGTGAAAAAGACCAATGATGGAATCATTGAGAACGCAGCTAAAGATTCTTCTAGTGCAATTATGGAAATTATTATTGCGTCGATTATTGGCATGTTCTTTAGTATCCTAGTGGCATTCCTTATCAATAATCTAATCAGACGATCTGTTTATGGTGTCGTTACAAATGCAGACATTACAACCAATTCTGCTTCTGAAATTAAAAAATCGATTGAAAAGACTGCACAAAGTGCACAAGAGTTAGAAGTATCCATGAATAAGGCCAACGATTCCGTTGGGGAACTAGTTGCTTCTATTCAACAGGTGGCTGGGAATACCAATGTAACGGCATCAGGTGTTGATGAAATTTCTGCTGCTGTTGAGCAAATGAGCGCTTCTATTAATATAGTAAAAGGAAGTGCTGATCATCTGTCTGCGTCTGCCGAGGAAACTTCTTCAGCAATCCAGGAAATGATGGCTTCGATTGAACAGGTGGCAGTTAGTACTAGTACAGTAAATGAAACAGTTGAGAAATTTTCAGAATCAATCGAATATATGAATGAATCTATTAAAGGCGTTAGTGAATACGCGATTAGTTTAACAGATACAGCAGAAAAAACATCTGGAACAGTTGAGGAAATGGTTGTTTCTATAAAGAAGGTAGCTGAAAGTGCACACACAGTTAATCAGTTAAGTAAAGAAGTAAAAGATGATGCATATAAAGGAACGATTTCTCTAAATGAAACGCTAAATGGAATGAAAGAAATTTCTAATGTGATCGATCAAACTAGTTCGGTTATGGAAACTTTAGGAAAGAGTTCGAAGGAGATTGGAAGTATCGTTGCAGTTATTGATGATATTGCTGATCAAACAAATTTACTGGCACTTAATGCAGCTATTGAGGCCGCACGCGCTGGTGAACATGGTAAAGGTTTTGCAGTTGTAGCTGATGAAGTACGTAAGCTTGCTGAAAGATCAGCACAAGCAACAAAGGAAATTGCTAAATTAATTAAAGGAATTCAAAGTGAAACAACTGTGGCTATATCTTCTATTAAGGATGGAGCAGAAAAAGTTAAAATAGGAAATGAACTAGCTGAACAAACGAATCAGGCTATCATGAAAATTGTGGAAGGTATTGCTCAAGTAACAGATGAAATGAATCAAATTGCTAAAGCAACAGAAGAACAAACTAAGAATAGTGAATTTATTACAAAAGCAGTAGAAAGTGTAACTACTCAGGCAGTTGAAATGACAGAATCAGCTAAAGAACAAACCATTACGGCAGAAGAAATTGTCAAAGGGATTGTAAATACAAAGGATCAAATTCAACAAATTTCAATTGCAACTGCAGAACAGGCAAAGGGTAGCCATGCAATAGTAGCAGCAGTTGAAAATGTAACCAACCAATCAAGTTCAGTGACTAATGCAACAAAAGAACAAGCATTAACGGCTGAAGAAATTGTTCGTAATATTAACAGTATCAAAGATATGGTACAACAAATGCTGATTGCAACAAATGACCAAGCTAGATATGGAAAAGAGATTGCTTTAGAGGTTGGGAATGTACAAAAACAAACAGAAGAATTGAATACCAGTATTGAAACACAAACAAAAGAAGTAGAAGAGGTAGTGCAGGCCATTACAGATGTAAATTCACAAATTCAGAAGTTAAAATAA
- the motA gene encoding flagellar motor stator protein MotA, which yields MMMSSIFGFILALIAIGVGMVLKGASLSALNNPAAYLIIFGGTAAAILIAFPFSEIKKFPILLKIALFEPKQSSKSGQVDSLVKCAEIAKREGLLALEEIAVETQDPFFKKGLEMIIDGHDIEFIEEVLLEEVAAIDKRHKTGALIFTQAGTYAPTLGVLGAVIGLVASLGNLNNVEKLGHSISAAFIATLLGIFSGYVMWHPLANKLKRISKREQEFKLLTIEGLLAVYEGLSPSALEKKLNVYIAPSERKKTDKVNEETANEKTA from the coding sequence ATTATGATGTCTAGTATTTTTGGATTTATTTTGGCGTTAATAGCAATAGGAGTCGGTATGGTTTTAAAAGGAGCATCCCTATCTGCATTAAACAATCCGGCAGCATATCTCATTATTTTTGGAGGAACTGCAGCTGCAATTTTAATAGCTTTTCCATTTAGTGAGATAAAAAAGTTTCCTATCTTGTTAAAAATCGCACTATTCGAACCAAAACAATCATCTAAGTCTGGACAAGTAGATAGCTTAGTAAAATGTGCAGAAATCGCAAAAAGAGAAGGATTATTAGCTCTTGAAGAAATTGCGGTTGAAACACAGGATCCTTTTTTCAAAAAAGGACTAGAGATGATTATCGACGGCCATGACATCGAATTTATTGAAGAGGTCTTATTAGAAGAAGTAGCAGCAATTGACAAACGCCACAAAACGGGAGCACTTATTTTTACTCAAGCCGGTACATATGCGCCAACTTTAGGGGTACTTGGAGCAGTAATTGGTCTTGTTGCATCATTAGGAAATTTAAATAATGTAGAAAAATTGGGGCATTCCATTTCTGCAGCCTTTATCGCAACCTTGCTTGGTATATTCTCTGGTTATGTTATGTGGCATCCTCTTGCAAATAAATTAAAACGTATTTCAAAACGCGAACAGGAATTCAAGCTTCTTACAATTGAAGGATTGCTTGCAGTGTATGAAGGACTTTCTCCAAGTGCGTTAGAAAAGAAACTAAATGTATATATTGCTCCAAGTGAACGAAAAAAGACTGATAAGGTAAACGAGGAAACTGCAAATGAGAAGACAGCGTAG
- a CDS encoding chemotaxis protein CheW, translating to MEDIKVIAFTLKDEEFGLNIDYVQSIERLTHITRVPNVPTYIKGVINLRGNVIPVIDLQNKLDIGQTVYSESSRVIIAKYEEIELGFIVDRTSNVMNISSDSIEPATSSGFNTNYFEGIAKYDGRLIILLKLEELIKNETNETDIE from the coding sequence ATGGAAGATATCAAAGTTATCGCTTTTACATTAAAGGATGAAGAATTTGGATTGAACATTGATTACGTTCAATCTATTGAGCGGCTTACTCACATTACAAGAGTACCAAATGTTCCAACTTATATAAAAGGTGTAATCAATCTACGGGGAAACGTCATCCCCGTTATAGATCTTCAAAACAAGTTAGACATTGGACAAACGGTTTACTCTGAAAGCTCACGTGTCATTATCGCAAAATATGAAGAGATAGAATTAGGTTTCATTGTTGATAGAACCAGTAATGTTATGAATATTTCTTCTGATAGCATTGAGCCTGCAACATCCAGTGGATTTAATACAAATTATTTTGAAGGAATAGCAAAGTATGATGGACGTTTAATTATTCTTTTAAAATTAGAAGAATTAATAAAAAATGAGACGAATGAAACGGACATAGAGTGA
- a CDS encoding chemotaxis response regulator protein-glutamate methylesterase, translated as MKQYGVLVVDDSAFMRRAISLMLETDPRFQVVGIARNGVEAVEKVQRLKPDLVTMDIEMPELNGLDALEQIMKKNPVPVVMISSRTGEGARETLQALSLGAVDFFLKENLIRNINGEDQSKEFLQRLAGIVEAKLPTIHHEYSLSENHNRNETRKNTELIFIGCSTGGPKALQAILPGFPKEFPIPIVVAQHMPPGFTKHLAERFDSLCQMDVKEAQDGKEVKPGTIYICPSGYQTRFEKAAGKLIFKVEDCQDVLELYKPSIDITLSSAAPIVCDRLLAIILTGMGVDGAKGSGLVKKYHGKVFVESEESCTVYGMPRAVMEAGYADGQFVLSQMYNMIISSI; from the coding sequence ATGAAACAGTACGGTGTATTGGTAGTAGATGATTCTGCCTTTATGCGGAGAGCCATTAGTTTAATGTTGGAAACTGACCCTCGATTTCAAGTCGTTGGAATTGCAAGAAATGGTGTGGAAGCAGTAGAAAAAGTTCAACGGCTCAAACCAGATCTTGTCACAATGGATATAGAAATGCCCGAATTGAACGGACTCGATGCACTCGAGCAAATAATGAAAAAAAATCCAGTTCCAGTAGTTATGATTAGTTCCAGGACTGGAGAAGGTGCGAGGGAAACACTTCAAGCCCTTTCTCTTGGAGCAGTTGATTTCTTTTTGAAAGAAAATTTAATTAGGAATATTAATGGAGAGGATCAAAGTAAAGAATTTTTACAGCGTTTAGCTGGAATAGTCGAAGCAAAACTTCCTACTATTCACCATGAATACAGTCTCTCTGAGAATCATAATAGAAATGAAACTAGAAAAAATACTGAGCTAATATTTATTGGCTGTTCAACAGGTGGACCGAAAGCATTACAAGCGATTCTACCAGGTTTTCCTAAGGAATTTCCCATTCCAATTGTCGTTGCACAACATATGCCGCCAGGTTTTACCAAGCATTTAGCAGAAAGATTTGATTCTTTGTGTCAAATGGATGTAAAAGAAGCCCAGGACGGCAAAGAAGTCAAACCGGGAACTATCTATATTTGTCCTTCGGGATATCAAACCCGTTTTGAAAAGGCTGCAGGTAAATTAATATTTAAAGTGGAAGATTGTCAAGACGTACTTGAATTATATAAACCATCCATAGATATCACCCTGAGTTCGGCAGCACCAATTGTTTGTGATCGGTTACTAGCAATAATTTTAACCGGTATGGGAGTAGATGGTGCAAAAGGCTCCGGGTTGGTGAAAAAATATCATGGTAAAGTGTTCGTTGAATCTGAAGAATCCTGCACGGTTTACGGCATGCCCAGAGCAGTAATGGAAGCAGGGTATGCGGATGGTCAATTTGTTCTGTCACAAATGTACAACATGATAATTTCTTCTATATAG
- a CDS encoding protein-glutamate O-methyltransferase CheR, which yields MQENGLSRLSQMVYDYCGLGFQDRQQILQDKISKRVVELGLNFEGYCDYLRKSPIEWDVLIELLTINETYFYREEEQLNECCSLVLPLLKSKTRDRPLRIWSAACSSGEEPYTLAMLIQETGLFFPGSVEIIATDINKKVLQKAEKGWYHNSSFAFRRIPENLLKKYFIEENGGYQIKPATQKMVKFQYLNLLNEVKAGEIGEVDIIFCRNVLIYFDRDKTQQVIRSLHRNLAIGGYLFLGHAESVTDTNMGLQKVRSDKSFYYRKESDQNETVRCIGSR from the coding sequence ATGCAAGAGAATGGATTATCAAGATTAAGCCAAATGGTTTATGACTATTGTGGATTGGGTTTCCAGGATCGACAACAGATCCTTCAAGATAAGATTTCTAAACGTGTCGTAGAACTTGGACTAAATTTTGAAGGATACTGCGATTATTTGAGAAAATCACCAATAGAATGGGATGTTCTCATAGAGTTATTAACAATTAATGAAACTTATTTTTATCGAGAAGAAGAGCAATTAAATGAGTGTTGTTCATTAGTTCTGCCGCTGCTGAAAAGTAAAACAAGAGATAGACCTCTGAGGATATGGAGCGCTGCTTGTTCTAGTGGTGAAGAGCCTTATACCTTAGCAATGTTAATACAAGAAACTGGACTTTTTTTCCCAGGATCTGTAGAAATTATTGCCACCGATATTAACAAAAAAGTTCTTCAGAAAGCGGAAAAGGGATGGTATCATAATAGTTCTTTCGCTTTTCGGCGAATCCCAGAGAATTTATTGAAGAAATATTTTATAGAAGAAAATGGTGGATACCAAATTAAACCAGCAACCCAAAAAATGGTGAAGTTTCAATACTTAAACCTTCTTAATGAAGTAAAAGCAGGAGAAATTGGAGAAGTGGACATCATTTTCTGCAGAAATGTTTTGATCTATTTTGATCGAGATAAAACACAACAGGTGATTCGTAGTTTACACAGAAATTTAGCCATTGGGGGATATTTATTTCTTGGTCATGCTGAATCGGTAACTGATACGAACATGGGATTACAGAAAGTGCGCTCAGATAAGAGTTTTTATTATCGAAAGGAATCTGATCAAAATGAAACAGTACGGTGTATTGGTAGTAGATGA
- the fliM gene encoding flagellar motor switch protein FliM: MADVLSQQEIDALLSALNNGEIQASDVTVKEEKVKLYDFKRAMRYSKEQLRSITRIHENFTRLLTSYLSAQLRTYVQIQIDLVDQVNYQEFIASIPSRTILNVFEVQPMDGKMVMEMNPQVAYAILERLLGGQGISSSGNGSLTDIETVLLQKIFLRASDIYQNAWKNIENIKVRSEAIESNPQFIQISSPNDTVIVIALHITIGEITGRMTLCIPHLIVEPVLPKLSTHQWLSSMSKTSAPQQDKIKQNLDTIGVHVIAELGRATLPISELYNLQVGDVIGIETGKIQVKVDQVTRFVGNPGLQKGRYAVQIEETIHSEGDDI, translated from the coding sequence TTGGCAGATGTATTATCGCAACAAGAGATTGATGCCCTGTTATCCGCCTTAAATAATGGTGAAATACAAGCGTCTGATGTAACGGTTAAAGAGGAAAAGGTAAAACTTTATGACTTTAAACGCGCTATGCGTTATTCCAAGGAACAGTTGAGAAGTATTACGAGAATTCATGAGAATTTTACTAGATTATTAACTTCTTATCTTTCTGCTCAACTTAGAACCTATGTTCAAATACAGATTGATTTGGTAGATCAAGTAAACTACCAAGAATTTATCGCGTCGATCCCCTCGCGTACAATTTTGAACGTTTTTGAGGTTCAACCAATGGATGGGAAAATGGTTATGGAAATGAACCCTCAAGTTGCCTATGCAATATTAGAACGGTTGCTAGGGGGACAGGGGATATCATCCTCGGGTAACGGGTCATTAACAGATATAGAAACAGTATTGTTACAAAAGATTTTCTTAAGAGCATCAGATATTTATCAAAATGCATGGAAAAATATCGAAAATATAAAAGTGAGATCGGAAGCAATTGAATCAAATCCGCAATTTATACAAATCTCTTCCCCAAATGACACAGTGATTGTTATTGCTCTCCACATAACGATTGGAGAAATTACGGGAAGAATGACTCTGTGTATACCACATTTGATTGTGGAACCAGTTTTGCCTAAATTATCAACACATCAATGGCTTTCTTCCATGTCGAAAACAAGCGCACCTCAGCAGGATAAAATTAAGCAAAACCTGGACACTATTGGTGTACATGTAATTGCGGAGTTAGGAAGGGCTACTTTACCGATTTCCGAACTTTATAACCTGCAGGTCGGAGATGTGATTGGTATAGAAACTGGAAAAATTCAAGTCAAAGTAGATCAAGTGACGAGATTCGTAGGAAATCCAGGTCTTCAAAAGGGACGCTACGCTGTTCAAATAGAAGAAACAATCCACTCTGAAGGAGATGACATATAA
- the flgD gene encoding flagellar hook assembly protein FlgD, with protein sequence MSNWVDVTNVTKNNSIYNNVKPFEQKSVLGKDDFLKILTTQLAHQDPSSPLQDKDFIAQMATFSSLEQMTNLNKAFDKFAGNQMSQYAAVIGKEISWIPEGNVEPITGVVQGISNQDGNYFYLVGDEKVPMSLVNEIKEVTSETK encoded by the coding sequence ATGAGTAACTGGGTAGATGTTACAAATGTGACAAAAAATAATTCCATTTACAATAACGTAAAGCCTTTCGAACAAAAAAGTGTGCTAGGAAAAGATGACTTTTTGAAAATCCTGACAACTCAACTAGCACATCAGGACCCTTCAAGTCCACTTCAAGATAAAGACTTTATTGCTCAGATGGCAACCTTTAGTTCACTTGAGCAAATGACTAATCTTAATAAGGCTTTTGACAAATTTGCTGGAAATCAAATGAGTCAATATGCTGCAGTGATTGGAAAAGAAATTTCCTGGATTCCTGAAGGCAATGTAGAGCCAATAACGGGTGTAGTTCAAGGTATATCTAATCAGGATGGGAATTACTTTTACTTAGTTGGAGATGAAAAAGTCCCAATGTCATTGGTTAATGAAATAAAGGAAGTCACTTCCGAAACAAAATAA
- a CDS encoding flagellar hook-length control protein FliK, whose translation MGITQINIKINQTNQVNGGKPNLASNSEATVNPFDQVLAMFNLLGQTPMIGDQVNKLSLHNGAIQMGDIPTQFLKIKQVTGEANSEPMNTDSVQSESDLEEHNYGDRDPVDLNLNVDNVMYNLPMLRPNAGLNNSLNQDDNQSSLKVINALETKKPSFNLDEPQFSRQQIHLTNKTDLVKTNEDDILPDSMELINKNLDEIESILTNLVNEFSTQESTSFSIGNNPSEGGTHTSVGENNSNPLSSSSPEIAKVLAQVQDLVETMKKFSPKDSGQLLHKVTQVIEEVRKYEGEKNPSEIPAHIDEKIQIISNEIKAAQKSVPILVLNNHDQTTSDTKQNELSNISQGLSLDKNQVIHSVLPNVGKSFQLHNRLTKDPLSSPLDEISKVNGQLTSLTNTQQMSGNEVKESNLQQHTEVTNFAPEVSEWINRFMKITNGKSGSTEAKFSLYPEHLGHIEIKVTSQQGQISAQILTDTPMAKDALEGQLHHLKQALQQSGLNVQKLDVAQQTSNTSDSFQGGMAFSQDGSHSSREQRTYTAATINEKVQNETNEQKDREGEIVPINYGGTTLKTSSQIDFTA comes from the coding sequence TTGGGTATTACTCAAATTAACATCAAAATAAATCAAACAAATCAAGTGAACGGGGGAAAACCCAATTTAGCTTCCAATTCAGAAGCGACAGTAAATCCCTTCGACCAAGTATTAGCAATGTTTAATCTTCTAGGTCAAACTCCTATGATCGGTGACCAAGTTAATAAATTATCGTTGCACAATGGTGCTATTCAAATGGGAGATATCCCTACACAATTTTTAAAGATTAAACAAGTGACAGGCGAAGCAAATTCAGAGCCTATGAATACGGATTCAGTTCAATCTGAGTCTGATCTAGAAGAGCATAATTATGGGGATCGGGATCCTGTTGACTTGAATTTAAATGTTGATAATGTAATGTATAATTTACCGATGTTAAGACCTAATGCAGGTCTTAATAATTCTTTGAACCAAGATGACAATCAATCAAGTTTAAAGGTAATTAATGCTTTAGAAACTAAGAAACCTAGTTTTAATTTAGATGAACCTCAATTTAGTAGGCAACAAATTCATTTAACCAACAAAACTGACCTTGTTAAAACCAATGAAGACGATATCCTGCCAGATTCAATGGAATTAATCAATAAAAATTTAGATGAAATAGAGTCTATTTTGACTAATCTTGTAAACGAATTTTCAACTCAAGAATCAACAAGTTTTTCGATAGGAAATAATCCATCAGAAGGTGGGACACACACATCTGTAGGCGAAAACAACAGTAATCCATTATCTAGCTCTAGCCCAGAGATTGCTAAGGTGCTAGCTCAAGTCCAAGACTTGGTGGAAACGATGAAGAAATTTTCACCAAAGGATTCGGGTCAATTGTTACATAAAGTAACTCAGGTAATTGAAGAAGTTCGAAAATATGAAGGTGAAAAGAATCCATCGGAAATTCCGGCTCATATTGATGAGAAAATTCAAATAATTTCGAATGAAATAAAAGCCGCACAAAAATCTGTACCAATACTAGTACTCAATAATCATGACCAAACAACAAGTGATACTAAGCAAAATGAACTTTCTAATATTTCTCAGGGATTAAGCCTTGATAAAAATCAAGTCATTCATTCCGTTTTACCTAATGTAGGAAAATCATTTCAATTACATAATCGCTTGACTAAGGATCCTTTATCTTCACCTTTAGATGAAATTTCGAAAGTAAATGGGCAACTCACTTCATTGACAAACACTCAACAAATGTCGGGGAACGAAGTGAAAGAATCGAATTTGCAGCAACACACTGAAGTAACTAATTTTGCTCCTGAGGTAAGTGAATGGATTAACCGCTTTATGAAAATAACGAACGGAAAGTCTGGCAGCACAGAAGCTAAATTTTCACTGTATCCTGAGCATTTAGGTCATATCGAAATAAAGGTAACTTCACAGCAGGGGCAGATTTCAGCGCAAATATTGACTGATACACCAATGGCAAAGGATGCCTTGGAAGGACAGCTTCACCATTTGAAACAGGCATTGCAGCAATCGGGATTGAATGTCCAAAAGTTAGATGTAGCGCAACAGACATCCAACACGTCCGATTCTTTCCAGGGGGGAATGGCTTTTTCCCAGGACGGTTCACATTCGTCACGAGAGCAGCGAACATATACTGCAGCAACAATTAATGAAAAAGTGCAAAATGAAACAAATGAGCAAAAAGACAGAGAAGGGGAAATCGTACCTATCAATTATGGTGGAACTACCCTGAAAACATCATCGCAAATAGACTTCACAGCTTAG